A part of Flavobacteriaceae bacterium GSB9 genomic DNA contains:
- a CDS encoding T9SS type A sorting domain-containing protein produces MKVKILSRTPNHVLKFSKTFLFLPLFLIGIFSLTAQNHNSNENATVYGGDITFADGETYNSVCVGDGEPDYVDVILENASGRVKQWIVTDEDGDILALPDNPSDINFDDAEVGICLIYHLAYNGIKPLIDPSGQGKFTKNINDIVGRFHLSEPIMVERFLQPTGGTLEGGPFEFCVGDGAVDNIPDGAITLSGNSGTNSAWVVTDSEGNILGLPASPYDVNFDEAPAGLCLVWHLSYEDNVSLDIANANELMGCYALTNPIEVNRYQQPTGGTLEGGPFEFCVGDGAVDNIPDGAITLSGNSGTNSAWVVTDSEGNILGLPASPYDVNFDEAPAGLCLVWHLSYEDNVSLDIANANELMGCYALTNPIEVNRYQQPTGGTLEGGPFEFCVGDGAVDNIPDGAITLSGNSGTNSAWVVTDSEGNILGLPASPYDVNFDEAPAGLCLVWHLSYEDNVSLDIANANELMGCYALTNPIEVNRYQQPTGGTLEGGPFEFCVGDGAVDNIPDGAITLSGNSGTNSAWVVTDSEGNILGLPASPYDVNFDEAPAGLCLVWHLSYEDNVSFEGVENADDLMGCFALSNSISVVRTEVDGGTITGGTENSFSFTVGDGNEDKIPVDGIMLEGNLGTNSAWVITNEDATVILGLPENYSDVNFDETEAGTSLIWHLSYEDGLEGFTPPDEGDHLISGLSGCFSLSNSISVIKTQASSSRVSVYPNPSKGSINVDYKGIANADVNVGIYSLRNVLLVSKDYRTANKKVVLDVSEYQNGIYFVRVTDNRTGESIVRRLVIN; encoded by the coding sequence ATGAAAGTGAAGATACTCTCGAGAACCCCAAATCACGTTTTAAAATTCAGTAAAACCTTTCTCTTTTTACCATTATTTTTGATTGGGATATTTAGTCTTACGGCTCAAAATCATAATTCCAATGAAAATGCAACCGTATATGGAGGGGATATTACTTTTGCTGATGGCGAAACCTATAACAGTGTATGTGTTGGTGATGGCGAACCCGATTATGTAGACGTCATACTAGAAAATGCTTCAGGACGAGTAAAGCAATGGATTGTCACTGATGAAGACGGCGATATTTTAGCCTTGCCCGATAACCCTTCAGATATCAATTTTGATGATGCTGAAGTGGGAATATGTTTAATTTATCATCTTGCTTATAACGGTATAAAACCTTTGATTGATCCTTCCGGTCAAGGTAAGTTTACAAAAAATATTAATGATATTGTGGGAAGGTTTCATTTGTCTGAACCCATTATGGTTGAAAGGTTTTTACAGCCAACAGGAGGCACCCTAGAAGGGGGCCCATTTGAGTTTTGCGTGGGAGATGGAGCAGTTGATAATATTCCAGATGGAGCCATCACGCTTTCGGGGAACAGTGGCACGAACTCGGCCTGGGTGGTAACGGATTCAGAGGGTAACATTTTGGGATTGCCAGCATCGCCATACGATGTGAATTTTGATGAGGCGCCAGCAGGCCTGTGCTTGGTTTGGCACTTAAGTTATGAGGACAACGTAAGTTTGGATATTGCCAACGCTAACGAGTTAATGGGGTGTTATGCGTTGACGAACCCCATAGAGGTCAATAGGTACCAACAGCCAACAGGAGGCACCCTAGAAGGGGGCCCATTTGAGTTTTGCGTGGGAGATGGAGCAGTTGATAATATTCCAGATGGAGCCATCACGCTTTCGGGGAACAGTGGAACGAACTCTGCCTGGGTGGTAACGGATTCAGAGGGTAACATTTTGGGATTGCCAGCATCGCCATACGATGTGAATTTTGACGAGGCTCCAGCAGGCCTGTGCTTGGTTTGGCACTTAAGTTATGAGGACAACGTAAGTTTGGATATTGCCAACGCTAACGAGTTAATGGGGTGTTATGCGTTGACGAACCCCATAGAAGTCAATAGGTACCAACAGCCAACAGGAGGCACCCTAGAAGGGGGCCCATTTGAGTTTTGCGTGGGAGATGGAGCAGTTGATAATATTCCAGATGGAGCCATCACGCTTTCGGGGAACAGTGGCACGAACTCTGCCTGGGTGGTAACGGATTCAGAGGGTAACATTTTGGGATTGCCAGCGTCGCCATACGATGTGAATTTTGATGAGGCGCCAGCAGGCCTGTGCTTGGTTTGGCACTTAAGTTATGAGGACAACGTAAGTTTGGACATTGCCAACGCTAACGAGTTAATGGGGTGTTATGCGTTGACGAACCCCATAGAGGTCAATAGGTACCAACAGCCAACAGGAGGCACCCTAGAAGGGGGCCCATTTGAGTTTTGCGTGGGAGATGGAGCAGTTGATAATATTCCAGATGGAGCCATCACGCTTTCGGGGAACAGTGGCACGAACTCTGCCTGGGTGGTAACGGATTCAGAGGGTAACATTTTGGGATTGCCAGCATCGCCATACGATGTGAATTTTGACGAGGCTCCAGCAGGCCTGTGCTTGGTTTGGCACTTAAGTTATGAAGATAATGTTAGTTTTGAAGGTGTAGAAAATGCAGATGACCTTATGGGATGCTTTGCTTTGTCCAATTCAATTTCTGTTGTTAGAACTGAAGTTGATGGAGGGACAATTACTGGAGGAACAGAAAATAGTTTTAGCTTTACAGTAGGTGACGGTAATGAAGATAAAATTCCCGTCGATGGTATCATGCTAGAAGGTAATTTGGGTACAAACTCTGCCTGGGTAATAACTAATGAGGATGCCACGGTTATTTTGGGTTTACCTGAAAATTATTCAGATGTTAATTTTGATGAGACTGAAGCAGGTACTTCTTTAATTTGGCATTTAAGTTATGAAGATGGTCTTGAAGGGTTTACGCCACCTGATGAAGGAGATCATTTAATTTCAGGCTTATCGGGGTGCTTTAGCCTATCAAATTCAATTTCAGTAATTAAAACTCAAGCAAGTTCTAGTAGAGTATCGGTTTACCCTAACCCTTCAAAGGGCTCAATAAATGTAGATTATAAAGGCATTGCGAATGCAGATGTTAATGTTGGTATTTACAGTCTGAGAAACGTACTGTTGGTGAGTAAGGATTATCGAACAGCGAATAAAAAAGTAGTTCTAGATGTTAGTGAGTACCAAAATGGAATTTATTTTGTTCGTGTTACTGATAACAGAACGGGGGAAAGTATTGTAAGAAGATTGGTTATAAATTAA
- a CDS encoding DNA/RNA non-specific endonuclease translates to MSKRTIYSIIAIVIVVAIYGYEHFLEEEEKAEVVADGKTIKTETNEYLLPTSTTGQVVHHYGYSLSYSEVHEQAEWVAYELKKSHLSRTNYKRPYFEIDEAVKTGAAHWRNYKNSGYDRGHLCPAGDRRYSEQAYNETFLTSNISPQQHKFNAGIWNSLEQKVRYWANKYDGVFVVTGGIFNDDMKRIGDENVSVPNQFYKILIDNNSTNPKMIAFLIPHADSNKPLYEFVVSIDSIEKLTAIDFFPELEDGIENKLEASSVYKNWSFN, encoded by the coding sequence ATGAGTAAAAGAACGATTTATTCGATTATCGCCATTGTTATTGTTGTTGCGATTTATGGCTATGAGCATTTTTTAGAGGAAGAAGAAAAAGCCGAAGTAGTTGCCGATGGTAAAACCATAAAAACAGAAACCAACGAATACTTATTACCAACCAGTACAACCGGACAAGTTGTGCATCATTACGGTTATTCTTTGTCTTATAGCGAAGTCCACGAGCAGGCTGAATGGGTAGCATACGAACTAAAAAAATCGCATTTATCCAGAACCAATTATAAACGGCCTTATTTTGAAATTGACGAAGCCGTAAAAACCGGTGCAGCCCATTGGCGTAACTACAAAAACTCTGGTTACGACCGCGGACATCTTTGTCCAGCAGGCGATAGACGTTACAGTGAGCAAGCATACAATGAAACTTTTTTAACAAGTAATATTAGTCCGCAGCAGCACAAGTTTAATGCTGGTATTTGGAACAGCTTAGAACAGAAAGTACGCTATTGGGCCAACAAATACGATGGCGTTTTTGTAGTTACAGGCGGTATTTTCAATGACGATATGAAACGTATTGGAGATGAAAATGTTTCAGTACCCAATCAATTTTATAAGATTTTGATTGATAATAACAGCACCAACCCCAAAATGATTGCATTTTTGATTCCACATGCCGACTCAAATAAACCATTATACGAATTTGTGGTTTCTATCGACTCTATTGAAAAACTTACCGCAATTGATTTTTTTCCAGAACTTGAAGATGGCATTGAAAACAAATTGGAGGCTTCTAGTGTATATAAAAACTGGAGTTTTAACTAA
- a CDS encoding alkaline phosphatase family protein, with protein sequence MKNTLIAVFILAVGLSSKSQNHVVSAKHANESSKPKLVVGIVVDQMRYDYLTRFYNKFGDGGFKRLVNEGYNCKNNHYNYVPTKTGPGHASIFTGTTPKYHGILGNDWFDKRLRKNVNCVEDNTVNPIGTQSKDGKKSPHRMLATTFADENRLFTQFRGKTIGVSFKHRGAILPAGHTANAAYWLDYEHDGSGNWITSSFYMEKLPKWVYNFNKSNIAESYFKEWNTLYDIETYTESGSDLNPYEGSFKGKRTSVFPHDLNRLKDDNGVYDAIGHSPYGNSLITDFVIAAIEGEQLGKDNYTDVLTISYSSTDKVGHKFGVNAIETEDTYLRLDLDLERLFNTLDQKVGVGQYTVFLTSDHGAPYAPGYLKSKKIPAGFFNESEMHKDLNAMLLKKYGVSNLVLSRINYQIFLDHEAIDKNKLQLEVIKEDVAKKLLEYELIDKVYVTSGINQLEVPEGYIETLLQNGHHQKRSGDVLFVYNPSVFKDVSWNRTGTAHGTGLNYDTHVPLLFYGKGIKHGQTLKKTEITDIAPTISTLLGISFPNASIGQPLEFVFE encoded by the coding sequence ATGAAAAATACATTAATAGCTGTTTTTATTTTGGCCGTTGGACTTTCCTCTAAATCGCAAAACCATGTGGTTTCAGCAAAACACGCCAATGAGTCATCAAAACCTAAATTGGTTGTTGGTATTGTAGTAGACCAAATGCGGTACGATTATTTAACTCGTTTCTATAATAAATTTGGCGATGGTGGTTTTAAGCGTTTGGTAAATGAAGGTTATAACTGTAAGAACAATCACTATAATTATGTGCCAACAAAAACAGGGCCAGGGCATGCTTCCATTTTCACAGGAACAACGCCAAAATACCATGGTATTTTGGGTAATGATTGGTTTGATAAAAGGTTAAGAAAAAACGTAAATTGCGTTGAAGATAATACGGTAAATCCCATTGGGACACAAAGTAAGGATGGTAAAAAATCGCCACACAGAATGTTGGCGACCACCTTTGCTGACGAAAACAGATTGTTCACCCAGTTTCGAGGGAAAACCATTGGTGTATCATTCAAACATAGAGGTGCTATTTTACCTGCTGGACACACCGCTAATGCGGCTTATTGGCTAGATTATGAACACGATGGTTCGGGTAATTGGATAACCAGTTCGTTTTATATGGAAAAATTACCAAAATGGGTATACAACTTCAATAAGTCGAATATTGCTGAGTCTTATTTTAAAGAATGGAACACACTTTACGATATAGAAACCTACACCGAAAGCGGAAGTGATTTGAATCCTTATGAGGGTAGTTTTAAAGGGAAAAGAACATCTGTATTTCCACACGATTTGAACCGACTTAAAGATGATAATGGGGTATATGATGCTATTGGCCATTCACCTTATGGAAACAGTTTAATTACAGATTTTGTTATAGCTGCCATTGAAGGAGAACAATTGGGAAAAGACAATTATACAGATGTTTTAACTATAAGTTACTCAAGTACTGATAAAGTAGGCCATAAGTTTGGGGTTAATGCAATAGAAACGGAAGATACCTATTTAAGGTTGGATTTGGATCTAGAAAGGCTGTTCAATACGTTGGATCAGAAAGTTGGTGTTGGGCAGTACACGGTATTTTTAACCTCTGACCATGGTGCGCCCTATGCGCCCGGTTATTTGAAATCAAAAAAAATACCTGCAGGCTTTTTTAATGAAAGTGAGATGCATAAAGACCTTAATGCCATGTTGCTAAAAAAGTATGGCGTTTCTAATTTGGTTTTAAGTAGAATAAATTATCAAATATTTTTAGACCATGAAGCTATTGATAAAAATAAATTACAATTAGAAGTCATTAAGGAAGATGTGGCTAAAAAGCTATTGGAATATGAATTGATTGACAAGGTGTATGTTACTTCCGGTATCAATCAACTGGAAGTCCCTGAGGGTTATATTGAAACTTTATTACAGAATGGCCATCATCAAAAACGTTCGGGCGATGTATTGTTTGTGTACAATCCTTCTGTTTTTAAAGATGTCTCATGGAACAGAACAGGTACTGCTCATGGAACGGGATTAAATTACGACACGCATGTACCTTTGTTGTTTTACGGAAAAGGTATTAAGCACGGGCAAACCTTAAAGAAAACAGAGATTACTGATATAGCTCCTACAATTTCTACACTTTTGGGTATTAGTTTTCCCAATGCCTCCATTGGTCAGCCATTGGAGTTTGTTTTTGAATAA
- a CDS encoding ABC transporter permease: MTYLKNIGAYFLMVIEMFRKPTKWSVMKTLILKDIDDLIIGSLGIIAFISFFVGGVITIQTALNIDNPLIPRYLVGFATRQSVVLEFAPTFTSIIMAGKVGSFITSSIGTMRVTEQIDALEVMGINSLNYLVFPKTIALMLYPFAIAIGMFLGILGGMAACVFGGYSSLEDYIMGIQTDFEAFHIIYAFIKTFVFAILLATIPSYYGYYMKGGALEVGKASTTAFVWTSVAIILLNYLLTDMLLG; the protein is encoded by the coding sequence ATGACTTACCTTAAAAACATTGGCGCCTATTTTTTAATGGTTATCGAAATGTTTCGAAAACCCACCAAATGGTCGGTTATGAAAACATTAATACTCAAAGATATCGACGACCTCATTATAGGCTCTCTTGGTATTATAGCTTTTATATCATTTTTTGTTGGAGGAGTTATTACCATACAAACCGCATTAAATATAGACAACCCACTTATCCCCAGATACCTGGTTGGGTTTGCCACCAGACAGTCTGTTGTTTTGGAGTTTGCTCCTACTTTTACATCCATTATCATGGCCGGCAAGGTAGGGTCGTTCATCACTTCCAGCATAGGCACCATGCGCGTTACCGAGCAGATTGACGCACTCGAAGTGATGGGGATAAACTCGTTAAATTATCTGGTTTTTCCTAAAACCATCGCCTTAATGTTATACCCTTTTGCTATAGCTATTGGTATGTTTTTGGGTATTCTAGGCGGTATGGCGGCATGTGTTTTTGGAGGGTATTCCTCTTTAGAAGATTACATTATGGGTATACAAACAGATTTTGAAGCCTTCCATATTATTTATGCGTTTATAAAAACATTTGTTTTCGCCATTTTACTGGCTACCATTCCTTCATATTACGGTTACTATATGAAAGGAGGTGCACTTGAAGTTGGCAAAGCTAGCACAACAGCTTTTGTTTGGACTTCGGTTGCCATTATATTATTGAATTATTTATTAACCGATATGCTGCTAGGATAA
- a CDS encoding ATP-binding cassette domain-containing protein: protein MIEVKDLHKSFGDAHILKGISTTFEKGKTSLVIGQSGSGKTVFLKCLLGLFNYEKGCIAYDGKIFSQLSEDQKRNLRAKIGMVFQGSALFDSMTIEENVMFPLKMFTKMSKSEMQDRANFVLKRVNLENANKKMPSEASGGMQKRVAIARAIVNKPKYLFCDEPNSGLDPKTAIVIDNLIQEITDEYQIITVINSHDMNSVMEIGEKIVFLKNGIKEWEGSNETIFKTDNKAVTDFVYSSELFKKVRKMYLEENQ from the coding sequence ATGATTGAAGTTAAAGATTTACATAAATCGTTCGGTGACGCCCATATTCTAAAAGGCATTAGTACAACATTTGAAAAAGGAAAAACAAGCCTTGTCATTGGCCAGAGTGGTTCAGGAAAAACCGTGTTTTTAAAATGTTTATTAGGCCTATTTAATTATGAAAAAGGGTGTATTGCCTATGACGGAAAGATTTTTTCGCAACTATCGGAAGACCAAAAGCGCAACCTACGTGCAAAAATAGGCATGGTTTTTCAAGGTAGTGCTCTTTTTGATTCTATGACCATTGAAGAAAACGTTATGTTTCCGTTAAAAATGTTCACAAAAATGAGCAAAAGTGAAATGCAAGACCGAGCAAACTTTGTTCTTAAACGTGTTAACCTAGAAAACGCGAATAAAAAAATGCCTAGTGAAGCCTCGGGCGGGATGCAGAAACGCGTAGCTATTGCTCGTGCCATTGTAAACAAACCTAAATACTTGTTTTGCGACGAACCTAATTCAGGACTTGACCCGAAAACAGCCATTGTAATTGACAATCTAATCCAGGAAATTACAGATGAGTACCAAATTATTACCGTAATAAACTCTCACGACATGAATTCGGTGATGGAAATTGGTGAGAAAATTGTGTTCTTAAAAAATGGGATTAAGGAATGGGAAGGATCTAACGAAACTATTTTCAAAACAGACAACAAAGCGGTTACCGATTTTGTTTATTCTTCAGAATTATTTAAAAAAGTACGAAAAATGTACTTGGAAGAAAATCAGTAA
- a CDS encoding glycoside hydrolase family 88 protein, which translates to MKQVLFFLIVTSLLFTCKSLNQSEKMPVPSSKTVLKTAEKVADWQIETFEDQGKYRALPSGERQPWQNREKHHELDWTNGALYAGMFELSKVSHDPKYINWLIRMGERNNWRLHKRMYHADDHTVGQTYLNLRRVNGRKEMLQPTKERFDSIMKSEKGKEYHWDWCDALFMAPPVWAKLARITKDSTYLEYMDKQYRMTYDELWDANEQLFFRDKSYFNQTEKNGNKIFWARGNGWVFGGLANIIPELPDDWQGKAFYVNLFKKMAETLIKIQRPDGTWSAGLLGDIKDYPNVETSGTSFFTFGLTWGVNNGLLDKAIYEPVLLKAYNALEKCVNEEGMLGYVQPIGAAPGESFKDYTEVYGIGAFLAASSELYKYLNKFYPIEKVTNHTTFMEDGGWCWYQDPRAVISNDKLVMGGISGQSGDVRLGVYDLKKEKIDSTLVLSKNFQKDDHDVPALYKRPDGSLLAVWAKHVNEKIHHYNISAPNNYLKWGRPKEFHHHYDSKVGVTYMNLFYLKNEGLLYNFFRDGLTFNPAFITSDNHGETWGNRTHFIVNDVTGFQRPYARYMQLDDNTIGVSYTDGHPRKYGNSLYYVEYRDNNFYKVDGTKIKSLDEGPLVTIEGEKLYQGSETKKKPVVNESVPNSAWTCAMQKDSDNNPHIGYTLYLNDSDHRFRISSWDGKKWNDREIAYAGKCLYKIESSYTGLMAFDPTDVTNIFISTDVNPSTGEDLGGTHEIYQANIGPNDDISTINWKPITSNSNYRNIRPIVVADNGYKVLLWLYGPWHTYTNYDSNVVGVILEKP; encoded by the coding sequence ATGAAACAAGTATTATTTTTTTTAATAGTGACTTCACTTCTCTTTACATGTAAAAGTTTAAATCAGAGTGAGAAAATGCCAGTGCCTTCATCAAAAACGGTATTAAAAACTGCTGAGAAAGTAGCCGATTGGCAAATTGAAACTTTTGAGGACCAAGGAAAATATAGAGCTTTGCCTTCTGGCGAAAGACAGCCTTGGCAAAACCGAGAGAAACACCATGAATTAGATTGGACTAATGGAGCTCTTTATGCTGGAATGTTTGAGTTAAGCAAAGTGTCTCACGACCCTAAATACATCAATTGGCTTATACGAATGGGGGAACGGAATAACTGGAGACTACACAAAAGAATGTACCATGCAGACGATCACACTGTTGGCCAAACATACCTTAACTTAAGGCGGGTAAACGGGAGAAAGGAAATGCTGCAACCTACTAAGGAACGTTTCGATTCCATAATGAAAAGTGAAAAAGGAAAAGAGTACCATTGGGATTGGTGCGATGCCCTTTTTATGGCGCCTCCCGTTTGGGCAAAATTAGCTAGAATTACAAAAGATAGTACTTATTTAGAGTATATGGATAAGCAGTACCGCATGACTTATGATGAACTTTGGGATGCTAATGAGCAACTGTTTTTCCGTGATAAATCGTATTTTAATCAAACAGAAAAGAACGGTAACAAAATATTTTGGGCTAGAGGAAACGGTTGGGTTTTTGGTGGACTGGCCAATATAATTCCCGAATTGCCTGATGATTGGCAGGGTAAGGCATTTTACGTGAATTTGTTTAAAAAAATGGCCGAGACTTTAATTAAAATACAGAGGCCAGACGGAACTTGGTCTGCCGGTTTATTGGGCGACATAAAAGATTACCCTAATGTGGAGACCAGTGGTACATCGTTTTTTACTTTTGGACTAACTTGGGGCGTTAATAATGGCTTGTTGGACAAGGCTATTTACGAACCTGTATTGCTGAAAGCCTATAATGCACTCGAGAAATGTGTAAATGAAGAAGGTATGTTGGGCTATGTGCAACCCATTGGTGCAGCACCAGGAGAAAGTTTTAAAGACTATACCGAGGTTTATGGTATCGGTGCATTTTTGGCGGCAAGTTCAGAACTTTATAAGTACCTTAATAAATTCTATCCCATTGAGAAAGTAACCAACCATACAACTTTTATGGAAGATGGCGGTTGGTGCTGGTACCAAGATCCAAGAGCTGTTATAAGTAACGACAAATTGGTTATGGGAGGCATAAGTGGGCAGAGCGGCGATGTAAGATTGGGAGTTTACGACCTTAAAAAGGAGAAAATAGATAGTACTTTAGTTTTAAGCAAAAACTTTCAGAAAGACGATCATGATGTTCCTGCTTTGTATAAAAGACCAGATGGCAGTTTACTGGCCGTTTGGGCAAAACATGTGAATGAAAAAATTCATCATTACAATATTTCAGCACCCAACAATTATTTAAAATGGGGAAGGCCTAAAGAATTTCATCATCATTACGATAGTAAAGTGGGCGTAACCTATATGAATTTATTTTATTTAAAAAACGAAGGTCTACTTTACAATTTCTTTAGGGATGGACTAACGTTTAATCCTGCTTTTATAACCTCAGACAATCATGGAGAAACATGGGGGAATAGAACCCATTTTATAGTGAATGATGTTACGGGTTTTCAACGACCTTACGCAAGATATATGCAATTAGATGACAATACAATAGGTGTCTCTTATACTGATGGCCATCCCAGAAAGTATGGTAATAGTTTGTATTATGTAGAATATCGTGACAATAATTTTTATAAGGTTGATGGTACAAAAATTAAAAGTTTAGATGAAGGTCCATTAGTTACTATAGAGGGCGAAAAACTCTATCAAGGCAGTGAAACCAAGAAAAAGCCAGTGGTAAATGAAAGTGTGCCAAATAGTGCTTGGACATGTGCTATGCAGAAAGATAGTGATAATAACCCACATATTGGGTATACACTTTACTTAAACGATAGTGATCACAGGTTTAGAATATCGTCTTGGGATGGCAAAAAATGGAATGATCGTGAAATTGCTTATGCAGGAAAATGTTTGTACAAGATTGAAAGCAGCTATACCGGTTTAATGGCATTTGATCCTACCGATGTTACCAATATCTTTATTTCAACAGATGTTAATCCATCAACTGGTGAGGACCTAGGCGGAACCCACGAAATATATCAAGCTAACATTGGTCCTAATGACGATATCTCAACGATTAATTGGAAACCAATTACGTCTAATTCAAATTATAGAAATATCCGTCCAATAGTTGTTGCAGATAATGGATATAAAGTGCTATTATGGCTATACGGACCTTGGCACACTTACACAAATTACGATTCTAATGTTGTAGGTGTAATTTTAGAAAAGCCTTAA
- a CDS encoding DUF389 domain-containing protein, with amino-acid sequence MNEESKFDFSEEEKKKETKVEQSKEAVKKDAQGLVASINKFLRELLDFRDDTDRDSTIKAIQTDISFKGATAWILVCSIFVASIGLNANSTAVVIGAMLISPLMGPILGVGLSIAINDVDTLKRSLVNLAIMIVLSLITAFLFFWLFPLSEDTSELLGRVKPDIRDVLIAFFGGLALIIARTKKGTIASVIFGVAIATALMPPLCTAGYGLAKGKFDYFLGAMYLFTINTIFIALATFLVLKVLRFPMLKYANSVKRRRISRIATTLAIVVMIPAVWTFVQVLNESNFKRDASNFVERELAALPHADYLKRNASFKYSDKKSSVIELNTFGLDDIPESTIALLQSRMDEYRALKDCKLVINQNQSKSLDNFRYMEELRTRDSLDLLSQTQKIAFLENKVRNLSKLEKGYIAFEELAKEVKINYETVEQISYANVINSNFTKTDTVSVFSVKWIDSLAKEETRKKDIDRLEKWLRVKLNLDTLVVKRIN; translated from the coding sequence ATGAACGAAGAAAGTAAGTTTGACTTTTCTGAAGAAGAGAAAAAGAAAGAAACTAAGGTTGAGCAATCAAAAGAAGCCGTAAAAAAAGATGCTCAAGGGTTAGTGGCGAGTATCAACAAATTTCTACGCGAACTTTTGGATTTTAGAGACGATACCGATAGAGATTCTACTATCAAAGCCATACAGACCGATATTTCGTTTAAAGGAGCCACAGCATGGATTTTGGTTTGTTCCATTTTTGTGGCCTCAATTGGGTTAAATGCCAACTCTACAGCGGTGGTTATTGGGGCTATGCTAATATCGCCATTAATGGGGCCTATTTTAGGGGTAGGGCTTTCCATTGCCATAAACGATGTAGACACTTTAAAGCGGTCCTTAGTTAATTTGGCTATAATGATTGTTTTAAGTTTAATAACAGCATTTTTATTCTTTTGGCTGTTTCCTCTTAGTGAAGATACTTCAGAGCTTTTAGGAAGAGTTAAACCAGATATTCGAGATGTTTTAATAGCGTTTTTTGGTGGATTGGCATTAATAATTGCACGTACAAAAAAAGGTACCATTGCATCGGTTATTTTTGGAGTGGCTATCGCAACGGCTTTAATGCCACCATTATGTACTGCTGGTTATGGTTTGGCTAAGGGTAAGTTCGATTATTTTCTTGGTGCAATGTACTTGTTTACAATTAATACCATTTTTATTGCGTTGGCAACATTTTTAGTTTTAAAGGTATTAAGGTTTCCCATGCTAAAATATGCCAATTCCGTAAAACGAAGACGTATATCAAGAATTGCAACAACGCTTGCAATTGTAGTGATGATTCCTGCTGTATGGACATTTGTGCAAGTTTTGAACGAGAGTAATTTTAAAAGGGATGCAAGTAATTTTGTTGAAAGGGAATTAGCGGCTTTACCCCATGCCGATTATTTAAAGAGAAATGCCTCTTTTAAGTATTCTGATAAAAAGAGCTCTGTTATAGAACTCAACACTTTTGGTTTGGACGATATTCCAGAATCTACAATTGCGCTTTTACAAAGTAGAATGGATGAGTACAGAGCGTTGAAAGATTGTAAGTTGGTAATTAACCAAAACCAATCTAAAAGCCTAGATAATTTTAGGTACATGGAAGAACTGAGAACCAGAGACTCCTTAGATTTGTTGTCACAAACACAGAAAATAGCCTTTCTGGAAAATAAGGTGAGAAACCTTTCAAAGCTAGAAAAGGGCTATATCGCCTTTGAAGAACTTGCCAAGGAAGTTAAAATTAATTATGAAACGGTTGAGCAGATTTCTTATGCTAATGTCATTAATTCAAATTTTACTAAAACAGACACTGTTTCGGTGTTTTCAGTAAAATGGATAGATTCTTTAGCTAAAGAAGAAACTAGAAAAAAGGATATAGATAGGCTTGAAAAATGGCTAAGGGTTAAGCTTAACTTAGATACTTTAGTAGTAAAGCGCATCAATTGA